The Tripterygium wilfordii isolate XIE 37 chromosome 17, ASM1340144v1, whole genome shotgun sequence genome has a window encoding:
- the LOC119982208 gene encoding transcription factor MYB61-like, whose protein sequence is MGRHSCCYKQKLRKGLWSPEEDEKLLRYITKYGHGCWSSVPKLAGLQRCGKSCRLRWINYLRPDLKRGTFSQQEENLIIELHAVLGNRWSQIAAQLPGRTDNEIKNLWNSCLKKKLRLRGIDPVSHKPLSEVENGGEDMNKTPTNSQDKVSGLSSELNLLCTDNNSRPLTNLQENLPSSVSSGQINGSNRYSSTSPDEVSGHFPLQNQFNYLPNSNPNLWLTQTSKSFDMNSEFTSTSSSILLPISNNPFVSSTPPMTYRPHITLPSETPTLGSFTINGSRYWEPGAPSNNSNSSSGSSGNSDLQKNSSFFENSLFSWGSSGECGETSMKETQIHQLLETQQSEEIKWPEYLQNPVLMAAALQNPQSLYNEIKSESYILSDNSSGLWNHNQQQQENTDFHRITMAYGQL, encoded by the exons ATGGGGAGGCACTCTTGCTGTTACAAGCAAAAACTAAGGAAAGGATTGTGGTCACCAGAGGAAGATGAGAAACTCTTGAGGTATATTACCAAGTACGGCCATGGTTGTTGGAGCTCTGTACCTAAACTAGCCG GTCTGCAAAGATGTGGCAAGAGTTGCAGACTGAGGTGGATTAATTACTTGAGGCCTGATTTGAAAAGAGGCACATTTTCACAGCAAGAAGAAAATCTTATAATTGAACTTCATGCAGTTCTTGGGAACAG gTGGTCACAGATTGCAGCTCAATTGCCAGGAAGAACTGATAATGAAATAAAGAATCTGTGGAATTCTTGCCTGAAAAAGAAGCTGAGACTGAGAGGTATTGACCCAGTAAGCCACAAACCTCTATCAGAAGTTGAAAATGGAGGAGAAGACATGAACAAGACTCCAACAAATAGTCAAGATAAGGTTTCTGGGTTATCCAGTGAACTCAACCTTCTCTGCACCGACAACAATTCAAGGCCTCTGACCAATTTGCAAGAAAATTTACCTTCTTCAGTTTCTTCTGGACAAATTAATGGCAGCAATAGATATTCTTCAACCTCCCCTGATGAAGTTTCTGGACATTTTCCTCTCCAGAATCAATTCAATTATTTACcaaattcaaacccaaatcTGTGGTTGACCCAGACAAGCAAATCTTTTGATATGAACTCTGAATTCACTTCCACTTCGTCTTCAATTCTTCTCCCAATAAGCAACAACCCTTTTGTTTCTTCAACTCCTCCCATGACTTACAGGCCTCACATTACTCTTCCTTCTGAAACTCCCACTCTGGGTTCGTTCACCATTAATGGTTCTCGATATTGGGAGCCTGGTGCTCCAAGCAATAACAGTAACAGCAGCAGTGGAAGCAGTGGGAACTCTGATTTACAGAAGAACAGCTCCTTCTTTGAGAACAGTTTATTTTCTTGGGGATCATCAGGAGAATGTGGAGAAACATCAATGAAAGAGACCCAAATTCACCAGTTACTGGAAACCCAACAGAGTGAAGAAATCAAGTGGCCGGAGTATCTCCAAAATCCAGTGTTAATGGCCGCCGCTTTACAGAATCCCCAGTCTCTGTACAATGAGATTAAGTCAGAATCATATATTTTGAGTGATAATTCAAGTGGGTTATGGAATCATAATCAGCAGCAGCAAGAGAACACTGATTTCCACAGAATTACAATGGCGTACGGACAGTTATAG
- the LOC119982161 gene encoding charged multivesicular body protein 7 isoform X3: protein MDRSSVTEFIGKEVPDWDDEVIAMARFKAFSGQRSDWELKFRFWRDLILKIARHFGIFIIRPQEVKEEWFNRGGLTPLCIDHVLSLMYNEGDIVRSGDLVNPRSGRLSNLFVRVRNLTFRSSTRDIMLEDHVVLTTLLKEKAGEVVKLLSDSHWTSSCIVTLEKFEGMCDGPIEASAVLSYLSGCGKGQYLSISKKEFIEGVKVSLTHAVVSGITSLDCDVLHLIWTTEKLQRQLDIIDRRHEMSRKSALACLSSGNKKLALRHVRELKLATESREKCSSLLNRVEEVLSIIADAESTKKVSEAIQIGARAVKENRITVEDIQLCLEELEEGIGTLKEVEKAIVTDIENEDIEEEFRKLELEIKYDKLPVLGIDVRREAPEKASSESAELLTNALSNLKLGDGSAENPGPLDSVAPGRIEKLRNPIPEAA, encoded by the exons ATGGATCGCAGTTCAGTGACGGAGTTCATTGGAAAGGAAGTTCCGGATTGGGACGACGAAGTGATCGCCATGGCACGATTCAAGGCGTTTAGCGGCCAGAGATCTGACTGGGAACTCAAATTTCGGTTCTGGAGAGATTTGATTCTCAAAATCGCTCGACATTTTGGTATCTTCATCATTCGACCTCAAGAG GTTAAGGAAGAGTGGTTCAATCGAGGAGGACTGACCCCTTTATGCATCGATCATGTGCTG TCTTTAATGTATAATGAAGGTGATATTGTGAGGAGTGGGGATCTTGTTAATCCAAGGAGCGGACGACTCTCCAATTTGTTTGTGAGAGTAAGAAATTTGACCTTTAGATCTTCGACTCGTGACATCATGCTTGAAGATCATGTCGTTCTTACAACGCTACTGAAG GAGAAAGCTGGCGAAGTTGTCAAGCTTTTATCTGACTCTCATTGGACATCGTCATGCATAGTTACACTGGAGAAGTTTGAAGGCATGTGTGATGGACCAATCGAGGCATCTGCGGTCTTGAGTTACTTGTCTGGATGTGGGAAAGGACAGTACCTCTCTATCAGTAAGAAGGAATTTATTGag GGTGTAAAAGTTTCTCTTACACATGCTGTAGTCTCTGGTATAACAAGTTTAGATTGTGATGTGCTGCACCTAATTTGGACAACTGAAAAACTCCAGCGACAACTAGACATAATAGATCGTCGTCATGAAAT GTCAAGAAAATCAGCATTAGCTTGTTTGAGCTCTGGGAATAAGAAATTAGCCCTCAGGCATGTGAGGGAGTTAAAGTTAGCCACAGAGAGCAGAGAAAAATGCTCCTCACTTTTAAACAGAGTGGAGGAAGTCCTCAGCATTATTGCAGATGCTGAATCTACAAAGAAG GTATCCGAAGCCATCCAAATTGGAGCACGAGCAGTGAAGGAAAATAGGATAACTGTTGAGGACATTCAACTCTGTTTAGAAGAACTAGAGGAGGGAATTGGTACGCTGAAGGAAGTTGAAAAGGCTATTG TTACTGACATTGAGAATGAAGATATTGAAGAAGAGTTCAGGAAGCTTGAATTGGAAATCAAATATGACAAACTTCCAGTCCTTGGGATCGACGTTAGGCGGGAAGCACCAGAAAAGGCTTCTTCAGAATCTGCTGAATTGTTAACTAACGCTCTGTCAAATCTAAAGCTTGGGGATGGATCAGCTGAGAATCCAGGACCACTTGATTCTGTAGCACCAGGCAGGATTGAAAAATTGCGGAATCCCATCCCTGAAGCTGCATAA
- the LOC119982161 gene encoding uncharacterized protein LOC119982161 isoform X4: MHRSCAGDIVRSGDLVNPRSGRLSNLFVRVRNLTFRSSTRDIMLEDHVVLTTLLKEKAGEVVKLLSDSHWTSSCIVTLEKFEGMCDGPIEASAVLSYLSGCGKGQYLSISKKEFIEGVKVSLTHAVVSGITSLDCDVLHLIWTTEKLQRQLDIIDRRHEMSRKSALACLSSGNKKLALRHVRELKLATESREKCSSLLNRVEEVLSIIADAESTKKVSEAIQIGARAVKENRITVEDIQLCLEELEEGIGTLKEVEKAIVEFSVSVTDIENEDIEEEFRKLELEIKYDKLPVLGIDVRREAPEKASSESAELLTNALSNLKLGDGSAENPGPLDSVAPGRIEKLRNPIPEAA; this comes from the exons ATGCATCGATCATGTGCTG GTGATATTGTGAGGAGTGGGGATCTTGTTAATCCAAGGAGCGGACGACTCTCCAATTTGTTTGTGAGAGTAAGAAATTTGACCTTTAGATCTTCGACTCGTGACATCATGCTTGAAGATCATGTCGTTCTTACAACGCTACTGAAG GAGAAAGCTGGCGAAGTTGTCAAGCTTTTATCTGACTCTCATTGGACATCGTCATGCATAGTTACACTGGAGAAGTTTGAAGGCATGTGTGATGGACCAATCGAGGCATCTGCGGTCTTGAGTTACTTGTCTGGATGTGGGAAAGGACAGTACCTCTCTATCAGTAAGAAGGAATTTATTGag GGTGTAAAAGTTTCTCTTACACATGCTGTAGTCTCTGGTATAACAAGTTTAGATTGTGATGTGCTGCACCTAATTTGGACAACTGAAAAACTCCAGCGACAACTAGACATAATAGATCGTCGTCATGAAAT GTCAAGAAAATCAGCATTAGCTTGTTTGAGCTCTGGGAATAAGAAATTAGCCCTCAGGCATGTGAGGGAGTTAAAGTTAGCCACAGAGAGCAGAGAAAAATGCTCCTCACTTTTAAACAGAGTGGAGGAAGTCCTCAGCATTATTGCAGATGCTGAATCTACAAAGAAG GTATCCGAAGCCATCCAAATTGGAGCACGAGCAGTGAAGGAAAATAGGATAACTGTTGAGGACATTCAACTCTGTTTAGAAGAACTAGAGGAGGGAATTGGTACGCTGAAGGAAGTTGAAAAGGCTATTG TAGAATTTTCTGTGTCAGTTACTGACATTGAGAATGAAGATATTGAAGAAGAGTTCAGGAAGCTTGAATTGGAAATCAAATATGACAAACTTCCAGTCCTTGGGATCGACGTTAGGCGGGAAGCACCAGAAAAGGCTTCTTCAGAATCTGCTGAATTGTTAACTAACGCTCTGTCAAATCTAAAGCTTGGGGATGGATCAGCTGAGAATCCAGGACCACTTGATTCTGTAGCACCAGGCAGGATTGAAAAATTGCGGAATCCCATCCCTGAAGCTGCATAA
- the LOC119982161 gene encoding charged multivesicular body protein 7 isoform X2 yields the protein MDRSSVTEFIGKEVPDWDDEVIAMARFKAFSGQRSDWELKFRFWRDLILKIARHFGIFIIRPQEVKEEWFNRGGLTPLCIDHVLSLMYNEGDIVRSGDLVNPRSGRLSNLFVRVRNLTFRSSTRDIMLEDHVVLTTLLKEKAGEVVKLLSDSHWTSSCIVTLEKFEGMCDGPIEASAVLSYLSGCGKGQYLSISKKEFIEGVKVSLTHAVVSGITSLDCDVLHLIWTTEKLQRQLDIIDRRHEMSRKSALACLSSGNKKLALRHVRELKLATESREKCSSLLNRVEEVLSIIADAESTKKVSEAIQIGARAVKENRITVEDIQLCLEELEEGIGTLKEVEKAIEFSVSVTDIENEDIEEEFRKLELEIKYDKLPVLGIDVRREAPEKASSESAELLTNALSNLKLGDGSAENPGPLDSVAPGRIEKLRNPIPEAA from the exons ATGGATCGCAGTTCAGTGACGGAGTTCATTGGAAAGGAAGTTCCGGATTGGGACGACGAAGTGATCGCCATGGCACGATTCAAGGCGTTTAGCGGCCAGAGATCTGACTGGGAACTCAAATTTCGGTTCTGGAGAGATTTGATTCTCAAAATCGCTCGACATTTTGGTATCTTCATCATTCGACCTCAAGAG GTTAAGGAAGAGTGGTTCAATCGAGGAGGACTGACCCCTTTATGCATCGATCATGTGCTG TCTTTAATGTATAATGAAGGTGATATTGTGAGGAGTGGGGATCTTGTTAATCCAAGGAGCGGACGACTCTCCAATTTGTTTGTGAGAGTAAGAAATTTGACCTTTAGATCTTCGACTCGTGACATCATGCTTGAAGATCATGTCGTTCTTACAACGCTACTGAAG GAGAAAGCTGGCGAAGTTGTCAAGCTTTTATCTGACTCTCATTGGACATCGTCATGCATAGTTACACTGGAGAAGTTTGAAGGCATGTGTGATGGACCAATCGAGGCATCTGCGGTCTTGAGTTACTTGTCTGGATGTGGGAAAGGACAGTACCTCTCTATCAGTAAGAAGGAATTTATTGag GGTGTAAAAGTTTCTCTTACACATGCTGTAGTCTCTGGTATAACAAGTTTAGATTGTGATGTGCTGCACCTAATTTGGACAACTGAAAAACTCCAGCGACAACTAGACATAATAGATCGTCGTCATGAAAT GTCAAGAAAATCAGCATTAGCTTGTTTGAGCTCTGGGAATAAGAAATTAGCCCTCAGGCATGTGAGGGAGTTAAAGTTAGCCACAGAGAGCAGAGAAAAATGCTCCTCACTTTTAAACAGAGTGGAGGAAGTCCTCAGCATTATTGCAGATGCTGAATCTACAAAGAAG GTATCCGAAGCCATCCAAATTGGAGCACGAGCAGTGAAGGAAAATAGGATAACTGTTGAGGACATTCAACTCTGTTTAGAAGAACTAGAGGAGGGAATTGGTACGCTGAAGGAAGTTGAAAAGGCTATTG AATTTTCTGTGTCAGTTACTGACATTGAGAATGAAGATATTGAAGAAGAGTTCAGGAAGCTTGAATTGGAAATCAAATATGACAAACTTCCAGTCCTTGGGATCGACGTTAGGCGGGAAGCACCAGAAAAGGCTTCTTCAGAATCTGCTGAATTGTTAACTAACGCTCTGTCAAATCTAAAGCTTGGGGATGGATCAGCTGAGAATCCAGGACCACTTGATTCTGTAGCACCAGGCAGGATTGAAAAATTGCGGAATCCCATCCCTGAAGCTGCATAA
- the LOC119982785 gene encoding transcription factor PIF3-like: MLRDFAKSSFQIRRCGDVAEVVLGFVPSCAAQEATYSNSVRLGTHDDKCVFQVQLPESVSAKNQTIPVNNNVPPDEESKAFGDEDESNKRNLTTGLSTAPSVAFSSGSPGASSDSMSSPKRSYDESEDFTHLSDSVEEEPVMRSERSGGAKRRRSSEVHNSSERRRREKINEKMRVLQDLLPNCNKVDKASMLEEAIEYLKTLQFQLQTMSMGWLLPSMMFMGRMRQLPPYQFAPMDPPPQPQFLNTSPMMQGRPSMSVPLPPFFNPLFGMPSSSSSTQSVPVTNPFEQLGCGLFSQSNSKNHSQL; encoded by the exons ATGCTGAGAGATTTTGCTAAATCCAGTTTTCAG ATTAGGCGGTGTGGAGATGTTGCTGAGGTTGTATTGGGATTCGTTCCTTCATGCGCTGCTCAAGAAGCAACTTATTCTAACTCGGTCAGATTGGGGACTCATGATGATAAATGTGTTTTTCAAGTTCAGTTACCGGAATCGGTGTCTGCCAAGAATCAAACAATACCAGTAAACAACAACGTACCCCCTGACGAGGAATCAAAAGCAtttggagatgaagacgaaagCAATAAGCGAAATCTGACTACTGGACTGTCTACAGCTCCATCGGTTGCATTTTCGTCTGGATCGCCGGGGGCTTCGAGTGATTCAATGTCTTCCCCAAAGAGGAGCTACGACGAGTCCGAGGATTTTACACATCTAAGCGAC AGCGTGGAGGAAGAACCAGTAATGCGTAGCGAGAGAAGTGGAGGTGCCAAGAGAAGGCGAAGCTCAGAAGTGCATAATTCATCAGAGCGA aggagaagagaaaagatAAACGAGAAGATGCGTGTGTTGCAAGATCTACTACCGAACTGCAACAAAGTGGACAAAGCTTCAATGCTTGAGGAAGCCATTGAGTATTTGAAGACCCTTCAGTTCCAACTACAG ACAATGTCAATGGGTTGGTTGTTGCCTTCGATGATGTTCATGGGCCGAATGCGACAATTACCACCGTATCAGTTTGCTCCAATGGATCCTCCACCACAACCACAGTTCCTGAATACTTCACCGATGATGCAGGGACGTCCATCCATGTCAGTGCCACTTCCACCATTTTTTAATCCTTTGTTTGGAAtgccatcttcttcttcttctacgcAATCGGTTCCTGTTACCAACCCATTTGAACAATTGGGTTGTGGTCTTTTttctcaatcaaattcaaagaatCACTCACAACTgtaa
- the LOC119981784 gene encoding pectin acetylesterase 6-like isoform X2, with protein MRRQVVVGWWCLWCCVVGIGLSTSLDTGFEAAASYSSTPDSVMIPLSLIHGADSKGAVCLDGTLPGYHLDPGYGSGANSWLIQLEGGGWCNNRRSCVYRKTTRRGSSKYMEKQLNFTGILSNKQEENPDFFNWNRIKLRYCDGASFAGNGQDQASQLYFRGQRIWSVAMEYLMAKGMKNADQALLSGCSAGGLASILHCDEFRNLFPQSTKVKCLSDAGMFLDAVDVSGGHTLRDMYSGVVSLQGVQKNLPRTCTDHLDPTSCFFPENLVADIKTPMFLLNAAYDAWQVTNSLAPKSADPQGYWEKCRENYAQCNSSQIQFLQDFRNEMLDKIKVFSTSNQNEGCGSCWRLVF; from the exons ATGAGGCGGCAGGTGGTGGTGGGGTGGTGGTGTTTGTGGTGTTGTGTTGTTGGGATTGGTCTGAGCACAAGTCTGGATACTGGGTTTGAGGCGGCGGCCTCATATTCCTCCACGCCTGACTCGGTCATGATCCCGCTCTCTCTCATTCATGGAGCTGATTCTAAAGGAGCTG TTTGTTTGGATGGAACCCTGCCTGGTTATCACTTGGATCCTGGTTATGGATCTGGTGCAAACAGTTGGCTCATTCAGTTGGAG GGAGGGGGTTGGTGCAATAACAGAAGAAGCTGCGTCTACAGAAAAACTACTCGCCGTGGATCATCGAAATATATGGAAAAGCAACTTAATTTCACTGGAATATTGAGcaacaaacaagaagaaaatcctG ATTTCTTCAACTGGAACAGAATCAAACTACGTTACTGTGATGGGGCATCTTTTGCTGGCAATGGTCAGGACCAG GCCTCACAGCTTTATTTCCGAGGACAACGCATCTGGTCAGTTGCCATGGAATACTTGATGGCCAAGGGAATGAAAAATGCAGACCAG GCACTGCTTTCTGGATGCTCTGCTGGAGGTCTAGCATCTATACTACATTGTGATGAATTCCGGAACTTGTTTCCACAATCTACCAAAGTGAAATGTTTAAGCGATGCTGGAATGTTCCTTGATGC AGTTGATGTCTCTGGTGGACATACCCTTAGGGATATGTACAGTGGTGTAGTTAGCTTACAG GGAGTGCAAAAGAACCTGCCAAGAACTTGTACCGATCACCTAGATCCGACTTCA TGTTTCTTCCCTGAGAATCTGGTGGCAGACATCAAGACTCCGATGTTTCTTCTAAATGCAGCCTATGATGCATGGcag GTAACAAATAGTTTAGCTCCAAAATCCGCTGATCCCCAAGGATATTGGGAAAAATGCAGAGAAAATTACGCACAATGCAATTCATCGCAGATTCAGTTTCTACAAG ATTTTAGGAATGAAATGCTGGATAAGATAAAAGTCTTCTCAACGTCCAACCAAAATG AGGGCTGCGGAAGCTGTTGGAGATTGGTATTTTGA
- the LOC119982161 gene encoding charged multivesicular body protein 7 isoform X1 — translation MDRSSVTEFIGKEVPDWDDEVIAMARFKAFSGQRSDWELKFRFWRDLILKIARHFGIFIIRPQEVKEEWFNRGGLTPLCIDHVLSLMYNEGDIVRSGDLVNPRSGRLSNLFVRVRNLTFRSSTRDIMLEDHVVLTTLLKEKAGEVVKLLSDSHWTSSCIVTLEKFEGMCDGPIEASAVLSYLSGCGKGQYLSISKKEFIEGVKVSLTHAVVSGITSLDCDVLHLIWTTEKLQRQLDIIDRRHEMSRKSALACLSSGNKKLALRHVRELKLATESREKCSSLLNRVEEVLSIIADAESTKKVSEAIQIGARAVKENRITVEDIQLCLEELEEGIGTLKEVEKAIVEFSVSVTDIENEDIEEEFRKLELEIKYDKLPVLGIDVRREAPEKASSESAELLTNALSNLKLGDGSAENPGPLDSVAPGRIEKLRNPIPEAA, via the exons ATGGATCGCAGTTCAGTGACGGAGTTCATTGGAAAGGAAGTTCCGGATTGGGACGACGAAGTGATCGCCATGGCACGATTCAAGGCGTTTAGCGGCCAGAGATCTGACTGGGAACTCAAATTTCGGTTCTGGAGAGATTTGATTCTCAAAATCGCTCGACATTTTGGTATCTTCATCATTCGACCTCAAGAG GTTAAGGAAGAGTGGTTCAATCGAGGAGGACTGACCCCTTTATGCATCGATCATGTGCTG TCTTTAATGTATAATGAAGGTGATATTGTGAGGAGTGGGGATCTTGTTAATCCAAGGAGCGGACGACTCTCCAATTTGTTTGTGAGAGTAAGAAATTTGACCTTTAGATCTTCGACTCGTGACATCATGCTTGAAGATCATGTCGTTCTTACAACGCTACTGAAG GAGAAAGCTGGCGAAGTTGTCAAGCTTTTATCTGACTCTCATTGGACATCGTCATGCATAGTTACACTGGAGAAGTTTGAAGGCATGTGTGATGGACCAATCGAGGCATCTGCGGTCTTGAGTTACTTGTCTGGATGTGGGAAAGGACAGTACCTCTCTATCAGTAAGAAGGAATTTATTGag GGTGTAAAAGTTTCTCTTACACATGCTGTAGTCTCTGGTATAACAAGTTTAGATTGTGATGTGCTGCACCTAATTTGGACAACTGAAAAACTCCAGCGACAACTAGACATAATAGATCGTCGTCATGAAAT GTCAAGAAAATCAGCATTAGCTTGTTTGAGCTCTGGGAATAAGAAATTAGCCCTCAGGCATGTGAGGGAGTTAAAGTTAGCCACAGAGAGCAGAGAAAAATGCTCCTCACTTTTAAACAGAGTGGAGGAAGTCCTCAGCATTATTGCAGATGCTGAATCTACAAAGAAG GTATCCGAAGCCATCCAAATTGGAGCACGAGCAGTGAAGGAAAATAGGATAACTGTTGAGGACATTCAACTCTGTTTAGAAGAACTAGAGGAGGGAATTGGTACGCTGAAGGAAGTTGAAAAGGCTATTG TAGAATTTTCTGTGTCAGTTACTGACATTGAGAATGAAGATATTGAAGAAGAGTTCAGGAAGCTTGAATTGGAAATCAAATATGACAAACTTCCAGTCCTTGGGATCGACGTTAGGCGGGAAGCACCAGAAAAGGCTTCTTCAGAATCTGCTGAATTGTTAACTAACGCTCTGTCAAATCTAAAGCTTGGGGATGGATCAGCTGAGAATCCAGGACCACTTGATTCTGTAGCACCAGGCAGGATTGAAAAATTGCGGAATCCCATCCCTGAAGCTGCATAA
- the LOC119981784 gene encoding pectin acetylesterase 6-like isoform X1: MRRQVVVGWWCLWCCVVGIGLSTSLDTGFEAAASYSSTPDSVMIPLSLIHGADSKGAVCLDGTLPGYHLDPGYGSGANSWLIQLEGGGWCNNRRSCVYRKTTRRGSSKYMEKQLNFTGILSNKQEENPDFFNWNRIKLRYCDGASFAGNGQDQASQLYFRGQRIWSVAMEYLMAKGMKNADQALLSGCSAGGLASILHCDEFRNLFPQSTKVKCLSDAGMFLDAVDVSGGHTLRDMYSGVVSLQGVQKNLPRTCTDHLDPTSCFFPENLVADIKTPMFLLNAAYDAWQVTNSLAPKSADPQGYWEKCRENYAQCNSSQIQFLQDFRNEMLDKIKVFSTSNQNGLFINSCFSHCYSERQDTWFADDSPKIGTKRAAEAVGDWYFDREEVKAIDCPYPCDKTCHNLVFK; encoded by the exons ATGAGGCGGCAGGTGGTGGTGGGGTGGTGGTGTTTGTGGTGTTGTGTTGTTGGGATTGGTCTGAGCACAAGTCTGGATACTGGGTTTGAGGCGGCGGCCTCATATTCCTCCACGCCTGACTCGGTCATGATCCCGCTCTCTCTCATTCATGGAGCTGATTCTAAAGGAGCTG TTTGTTTGGATGGAACCCTGCCTGGTTATCACTTGGATCCTGGTTATGGATCTGGTGCAAACAGTTGGCTCATTCAGTTGGAG GGAGGGGGTTGGTGCAATAACAGAAGAAGCTGCGTCTACAGAAAAACTACTCGCCGTGGATCATCGAAATATATGGAAAAGCAACTTAATTTCACTGGAATATTGAGcaacaaacaagaagaaaatcctG ATTTCTTCAACTGGAACAGAATCAAACTACGTTACTGTGATGGGGCATCTTTTGCTGGCAATGGTCAGGACCAG GCCTCACAGCTTTATTTCCGAGGACAACGCATCTGGTCAGTTGCCATGGAATACTTGATGGCCAAGGGAATGAAAAATGCAGACCAG GCACTGCTTTCTGGATGCTCTGCTGGAGGTCTAGCATCTATACTACATTGTGATGAATTCCGGAACTTGTTTCCACAATCTACCAAAGTGAAATGTTTAAGCGATGCTGGAATGTTCCTTGATGC AGTTGATGTCTCTGGTGGACATACCCTTAGGGATATGTACAGTGGTGTAGTTAGCTTACAG GGAGTGCAAAAGAACCTGCCAAGAACTTGTACCGATCACCTAGATCCGACTTCA TGTTTCTTCCCTGAGAATCTGGTGGCAGACATCAAGACTCCGATGTTTCTTCTAAATGCAGCCTATGATGCATGGcag GTAACAAATAGTTTAGCTCCAAAATCCGCTGATCCCCAAGGATATTGGGAAAAATGCAGAGAAAATTACGCACAATGCAATTCATCGCAGATTCAGTTTCTACAAG ATTTTAGGAATGAAATGCTGGATAAGATAAAAGTCTTCTCAACGTCCAACCAAAATGGTTTGTTCATAAATTCGTGTTTTTCACATTGCTATTCCGAGAGACAAGATACATGGTTTGCCGATGATTCGCCAAAAATCGGAACAAAG AGGGCTGCGGAAGCTGTTGGAGATTGGTATTTTGATCGAGAAGAAGTTAAAGCCATCGACTGTCCTTACCCGTGCGACAAAACCTGCCATAATCTAGTTTTCAAGTGA